A stretch of Lysobacter sp. K5869 DNA encodes these proteins:
- a CDS encoding DUF4082 domain-containing protein: protein MSSHSGFAAAPAPARAASLCLLLSCAALPGLAAAQGPNVAPAGTAYRWQHGLTAAADGRSETEPDSLRVAAPLLNDGDDAVDVHLSGGESEPADHYSGAGVLWDASRTIDRVEIVHGSWNSSGDGAFCADLRLQFSNSARGDWRDSGWAVEPAYLYDSSQTAGVVYTFRGAARDVRAARIVGRLHCTQNSSYWTNIREFRAFAAGDLSLWNDAAAPTLIDAPDPDGVELGLRFRSTQPGWITGVRFYKSAANTGAHIGNLWSKDGVLLARAAFAGETASGWQSVRFAAPVRIAADTTYLVSYYAPNGHYSADLDYFANADYASGPLRALRDGSDGGNGNYRYGAQSAFPDASWRSANYWVDALFSPLSGDTVAPSVPTGLSAVAADAHTVHLSWNPSSDDTSAQLRYRVYANGDPVALGETESTAFVHDTAQPQTRYDYRVGAVDAAGNESAPSPSVSVTTPPLGSERSCAPFPAFPDRNCTGVPAGRPLTAIVGDYTTSRDGQTIDGLSISGALIVRHDNVTVSNSRIKSYVDHRTNRNLVLKDVDLGPDACPARNNGGRRLIVGDNGYTLIRAHLHHNGDDLLVAGGGAPVLIQDSLIHQTCFYPGDHLDALQFYAPGQVGTVSILHSDIDARPVNTGGYGNAAVFWADRPGAGSSLTIRESRLAGGGYTLAPYDSGLGSGVTIEVSDTRFVRGSQWGSACYLGGDNPANHSPTVPYNGVEGIKWLRNAWDDGTPLPSCQ, encoded by the coding sequence ATGTCCAGCCACTCCGGCTTCGCCGCCGCGCCCGCTCCCGCGCGCGCCGCTTCGCTGTGCCTGCTGTTGAGTTGCGCCGCTCTGCCCGGCCTCGCCGCGGCGCAAGGCCCGAACGTCGCCCCCGCGGGCACCGCTTACCGTTGGCAGCACGGCCTGACCGCGGCCGCCGACGGCCGCAGCGAAACCGAACCCGACAGCCTGCGCGTCGCCGCGCCGCTGCTCAACGACGGCGACGACGCGGTCGACGTGCACCTGAGCGGCGGCGAGAGCGAGCCCGCCGACCACTACTCCGGCGCGGGCGTGCTGTGGGACGCGAGCCGCACGATCGACCGGGTCGAGATCGTCCACGGCAGTTGGAACAGCAGCGGCGACGGCGCGTTCTGCGCCGACCTGCGCCTGCAGTTCTCCAACAGCGCCCGCGGCGATTGGCGCGACAGCGGCTGGGCGGTGGAACCGGCCTACTTGTACGACTCCTCGCAAACCGCCGGCGTGGTCTACACCTTCCGCGGCGCGGCGCGCGACGTGCGCGCCGCGCGCATCGTCGGCCGCCTGCACTGCACCCAGAACAGCTCGTACTGGACCAACATCCGCGAATTCCGCGCCTTCGCCGCCGGCGACCTGAGCCTGTGGAACGACGCGGCCGCGCCGACCTTGATCGACGCGCCCGATCCCGACGGCGTCGAACTCGGCCTGCGCTTCCGCAGCACCCAGCCGGGCTGGATCACCGGCGTGCGCTTCTACAAATCGGCCGCCAATACCGGCGCGCATATCGGCAACCTGTGGAGCAAGGACGGCGTCCTGCTGGCGCGCGCCGCCTTCGCCGGGGAAACCGCTTCGGGCTGGCAGAGCGTGCGCTTCGCCGCGCCGGTGCGGATCGCCGCGGACACCACCTACCTCGTGTCCTACTACGCGCCGAACGGACATTACTCGGCCGACCTGGACTACTTCGCCAACGCCGACTACGCCAGCGGCCCGTTGCGCGCGCTGCGCGACGGCAGCGACGGCGGCAACGGCAATTACCGCTACGGCGCGCAGAGCGCGTTTCCGGATGCGAGCTGGCGCTCGGCCAACTATTGGGTCGACGCCTTGTTCTCGCCGCTGAGCGGCGACACCGTCGCGCCGAGCGTGCCGACCGGCCTCAGCGCGGTCGCCGCCGACGCCCACACCGTGCATCTGAGCTGGAACCCGAGCAGCGACGACACCAGCGCGCAGCTGCGCTATCGCGTCTACGCGAACGGCGACCCGGTCGCGCTCGGCGAAACCGAATCGACCGCCTTCGTCCACGACACCGCGCAGCCGCAGACGCGCTACGACTATCGCGTCGGCGCGGTCGACGCCGCCGGCAACGAATCGGCGCCGTCGCCATCGGTGTCGGTCACCACGCCTCCGCTCGGCAGCGAGCGCAGCTGCGCGCCGTTCCCGGCCTTCCCCGACCGCAACTGCACCGGCGTGCCCGCGGGACGGCCGCTGACCGCGATCGTCGGCGACTACACCACCAGCCGCGACGGCCAGACCATCGACGGACTGTCGATCTCCGGCGCGCTGATCGTGCGCCACGACAACGTCACCGTCAGCAACAGCCGGATCAAGAGCTACGTCGACCACCGCACCAACCGCAATCTCGTGCTCAAGGACGTCGACCTCGGCCCCGACGCCTGCCCGGCCCGCAACAACGGCGGCCGCCGCCTCATCGTCGGCGACAACGGCTACACGCTGATCCGCGCGCACCTGCACCACAACGGCGACGACCTGCTGGTCGCCGGCGGCGGCGCGCCGGTGCTGATCCAGGACAGCCTGATCCACCAGACCTGCTTCTACCCCGGCGACCACCTCGACGCGCTGCAGTTCTATGCGCCGGGCCAAGTCGGCACCGTCAGCATCCTGCACAGCGACATCGACGCGCGCCCGGTCAACACCGGCGGCTACGGCAACGCCGCGGTGTTCTGGGCCGACCGCCCCGGCGCCGGTTCCAGCCTGACCATCCGCGAAAGCCGGCTCGCCGGCGGCGGCTACACGCTCGCGCCCTACGACTCGGGCCTGGGCTCGGGCGTGACCATCGAAGTCAGCGACACCCGCTTCGTGCGCGGCTCGCAGTGGGGCAGCGCGTGTTATCTGGGCGGCGACAACCCGGCCAACCATTCGCCGACGGTGCCCTACAACGGCGTCGAAGGGATCAAGTGGTTGCGCAATGCCTGGGACGACGGGACGCCGCTGCCGTCGTGCCAATAA
- a CDS encoding ATP-binding protein, whose product MVVRHFTTANGLPVGSAAAARADGDGFLWIATHDGLARFDGRDFDIHDSARSAQIGGNRFVSLQQDDSGYVYALSADGTVVRARGSVVEALPFDDGQRKRIVDASFLHADPICVTSPAGIDCAGSDGQFAREASFDPALGVAAALRAAPHRFWLIVPGRGLLLQYKQERPVPLKGGDFLRLGRDRFIAQVDGRGNLWIASRYRLARVGLDGRIAQFGSPAPEPAEIVQVRIDRAGHVWVGSDRGVFRIQEGSGAMQPVPAPAGFPAQGLARSWQDPADRLWIARGGQLFCDGVQVLSSPGEILDVYFDHAGIAWVSTLRDSLYALSAPRVDTIDKSDGLRSDNVYGIDVAPDGSLWIGALGGGIHALRPDGHIDRYGPAQGLPGENTHAVAVSPDGEVYTATYRPGLRRLPVGATTFEPVALPLPLAHAQVLSLSFDDRRRLWIGTGNGVWRRDTDGWRRIWPDTESVQVGAVLHAADGSLWFGSDRGLYRMAHGQARAVARRLLDGVTVRGLFQDAAGTIWASTEGHGLVGIDADDPQGDHARQLGRAQGLPSNSPHSVLQDAQGSLWINSNQGIHRITQQALSAIARDGAAMLSPLSIGLPDGLTELEGNGGVQPAAARDADGILWFPTQRGVVRIDPASMPVRPNRSRTVIDRTLDLRSGRPFDVARPLPAGVRSIQIAYSAADLHGAERLRFRYRLLPSHEQWTTAEHVRTASFMALPPGRHRFEVVAGNGDGVWYPEPTVVEFSVPYYWYETVWFKFACVVLLAGAGGLLLRWRLRDLRRRTALLDRKVRHRTAKLSIAKTQAETALTELAALNARLERNNLTLATQTERLEGLDAFRTRLLADIGHELRTPLMLIGVSLREIETTDELSAPILRRRIHQSLQQVDRLDGLVDQLVQLVLAEARRIELDFSRIDPGEFVKDTMAAFLPLAQRNALAFEIACAEDLPSLMADTALLTTILGNLISNACRHAPRGSVVHVDVGHDANAGYVRIGVADEGPGLSAQVAKRMFDRFYRGATDLSAEHQGLGIGLALARELVLLHGGRIGADSEPGRGARLWIELPTGTAHVALEEIAIRSDPAREAVARAPSASQRVVAARPQENPGRSLLLLEDHRELGDYLEERLSERMRILRAYSAAEATSILETMPVAVLLADVLLPDASGLEVCRQLRSQPRYDGVPVVLMSAKSSREDREAGIAAGAAAYLAKPFSFEQLLGVLEGVWPELAETTRKHREANAKLDADPLIAIASAAIGDARFGVSQWADMAHLSERQLRRRVVDLTGLPPQTWLREQRLEKVHHLISSGQCRTLAQAGSQAGFDNADYLYRLYRAKYGN is encoded by the coding sequence ATGGTGGTGCGCCACTTCACCACGGCCAACGGCCTGCCGGTCGGCAGCGCCGCCGCCGCGCGCGCCGATGGCGACGGCTTCCTTTGGATCGCCACGCACGACGGACTCGCGCGCTTCGACGGCCGCGACTTCGACATCCATGATTCCGCCCGCTCTGCGCAGATCGGCGGCAACCGCTTCGTGTCGCTGCAGCAGGACGATTCCGGGTATGTCTACGCGCTGTCCGCCGACGGCACCGTGGTGCGTGCCCGCGGCAGCGTCGTCGAAGCGCTTCCGTTCGATGATGGGCAACGCAAGCGGATCGTCGACGCGAGCTTCCTGCATGCCGACCCAATCTGCGTCACGTCGCCGGCCGGCATCGATTGCGCTGGAAGCGATGGCCAGTTCGCGCGAGAAGCGTCGTTCGACCCGGCATTGGGCGTGGCGGCAGCGCTGCGCGCCGCGCCGCATCGGTTCTGGCTGATCGTCCCGGGACGGGGTTTGCTGCTTCAGTACAAGCAGGAACGGCCCGTGCCGTTGAAGGGCGGCGACTTCCTTCGATTAGGGCGCGATCGATTCATCGCGCAGGTCGACGGGCGCGGCAATCTCTGGATTGCGTCTCGGTACAGACTCGCGCGGGTGGGCCTCGACGGTCGGATCGCTCAATTCGGTTCCCCTGCGCCCGAACCGGCCGAGATCGTACAAGTGCGGATCGACCGTGCCGGGCATGTCTGGGTCGGCAGCGATCGCGGCGTTTTCCGGATCCAGGAAGGCAGCGGAGCGATGCAGCCGGTGCCCGCACCGGCCGGCTTTCCCGCGCAGGGTTTGGCCCGAAGCTGGCAGGATCCCGCCGACCGCCTGTGGATCGCCCGCGGCGGCCAGCTCTTCTGCGATGGCGTCCAAGTCCTGAGCAGTCCGGGCGAGATCCTAGACGTGTACTTCGACCATGCGGGCATCGCCTGGGTCAGCACGCTGCGCGACAGCCTGTACGCCCTGTCGGCGCCGCGCGTCGATACCATCGACAAGAGCGACGGCCTGCGCAGCGACAACGTCTACGGGATCGACGTCGCCCCCGACGGCAGCCTGTGGATCGGCGCGCTGGGCGGCGGCATCCATGCGCTTCGACCCGACGGACACATCGACCGCTACGGTCCCGCGCAAGGGCTGCCGGGCGAAAACACCCACGCCGTCGCGGTGTCGCCCGATGGCGAGGTCTACACCGCGACGTATCGTCCAGGATTGCGTCGCCTGCCTGTCGGGGCAACGACGTTCGAGCCCGTCGCCCTGCCGCTGCCACTGGCGCACGCACAGGTGCTCTCGCTGAGTTTCGATGATCGCCGCCGCCTTTGGATCGGAACCGGCAACGGTGTATGGAGGCGCGACACGGACGGTTGGCGCCGGATCTGGCCGGACACGGAGTCCGTGCAGGTCGGCGCAGTGCTGCACGCCGCGGACGGGAGCCTCTGGTTCGGCAGCGATCGCGGCCTCTACCGGATGGCTCATGGCCAGGCGCGCGCGGTCGCACGCAGGCTGCTCGACGGCGTCACCGTGCGCGGATTGTTTCAGGACGCGGCCGGCACGATTTGGGCCAGCACCGAAGGCCACGGCTTGGTGGGCATCGATGCGGACGACCCGCAAGGGGACCATGCAAGGCAGTTGGGGCGCGCGCAGGGATTGCCGTCGAACAGTCCGCACTCGGTCCTGCAGGATGCGCAGGGGAGTCTGTGGATCAACAGCAATCAGGGTATCCACCGGATCACGCAACAGGCGCTGTCCGCCATCGCGCGCGATGGCGCTGCCATGCTCTCGCCGCTCTCCATCGGTTTGCCGGACGGCCTGACCGAACTCGAGGGCAATGGCGGCGTCCAGCCGGCCGCGGCCCGCGATGCCGACGGCATCCTCTGGTTTCCGACCCAGCGCGGCGTCGTGCGGATCGATCCCGCCAGCATGCCTGTGCGCCCCAATCGCTCGCGCACCGTCATCGACAGGACGCTGGATCTGCGCAGCGGCCGCCCGTTCGACGTCGCGCGGCCGCTGCCCGCCGGCGTGCGTTCGATTCAGATCGCCTACAGCGCCGCGGATCTGCACGGCGCGGAGCGACTTCGGTTCCGGTACCGCCTGTTGCCTTCGCACGAGCAATGGACCACGGCCGAGCACGTACGTACGGCATCCTTTATGGCGCTGCCGCCGGGTCGCCACCGGTTCGAAGTCGTCGCTGGCAATGGCGACGGCGTGTGGTACCCAGAGCCGACGGTGGTTGAGTTCTCGGTGCCGTACTACTGGTACGAAACCGTCTGGTTCAAGTTCGCCTGCGTCGTCCTGCTGGCGGGTGCCGGCGGCCTCCTGCTGCGATGGCGCTTGCGCGATCTGCGGCGGCGGACGGCGTTGCTCGATCGAAAGGTTCGACACAGAACCGCCAAGCTGTCGATCGCCAAGACCCAAGCCGAAACCGCGCTGACCGAGTTGGCCGCCCTTAACGCCCGTCTCGAACGCAACAACCTGACTCTGGCCACGCAAACCGAGCGCCTCGAAGGGCTGGATGCATTCCGCACGCGACTGCTCGCCGACATCGGCCACGAACTGCGGACGCCATTGATGCTGATCGGCGTCAGCCTGCGCGAGATCGAAACGACCGACGAGTTGTCGGCGCCGATCCTGCGCAGGCGTATCCACCAGTCCTTGCAACAGGTCGATCGCCTCGATGGGCTCGTCGATCAACTCGTGCAGCTCGTACTCGCCGAAGCCAGGCGGATCGAACTGGATTTCAGCCGGATCGATCCCGGCGAATTCGTCAAGGACACAATGGCGGCCTTCCTGCCTCTGGCCCAGCGCAATGCACTGGCATTCGAAATCGCGTGCGCGGAGGACCTGCCGTCGCTCATGGCCGACACCGCCTTGCTGACCACGATCCTCGGCAACCTCATAAGCAACGCCTGCCGCCATGCGCCGCGCGGTAGCGTCGTGCATGTCGACGTAGGACATGACGCGAACGCCGGGTATGTGCGTATCGGCGTCGCCGACGAGGGGCCCGGCCTGTCCGCACAAGTCGCAAAACGCATGTTCGATCGTTTTTATCGCGGCGCTACGGATCTTTCCGCGGAGCACCAGGGCCTGGGAATCGGTCTTGCATTGGCGCGGGAACTGGTGCTGTTGCACGGCGGCAGGATCGGGGCGGACAGCGAGCCCGGGCGCGGCGCGAGGTTGTGGATCGAGCTGCCGACCGGCACGGCGCATGTGGCATTGGAGGAGATCGCAATCCGTTCCGACCCCGCGCGCGAGGCCGTTGCGCGCGCGCCGTCGGCGTCCCAGCGCGTTGTTGCGGCCCGCCCACAAGAGAACCCAGGGCGTAGCCTCCTGCTCCTGGAGGATCACCGCGAACTCGGGGATTATCTGGAAGAGCGGCTGTCCGAGCGGATGCGGATACTGCGGGCGTACAGCGCCGCCGAGGCCACTTCGATCCTGGAGACGATGCCCGTCGCGGTGCTGTTGGCGGATGTCCTGCTGCCCGACGCCAGTGGGTTGGAAGTTTGTCGGCAACTGCGATCCCAGCCGCGCTACGATGGCGTTCCTGTCGTGCTGATGTCGGCCAAGTCCTCGCGCGAGGACCGTGAAGCGGGAATTGCAGCCGGTGCCGCCGCCTACCTCGCGAAACCATTTTCGTTCGAGCAGTTGCTTGGCGTACTCGAAGGCGTCTGGCCGGAGTTGGCCGAAACGACCAGGAAGCACCGCGAGGCCAACGCCAAACTCGATGCCGATCCCCTCATCGCCATCGCGTCGGCAGCGATCGGCGACGCGCGGTTCGGCGTATCGCAGTGGGCGGACATGGCCCATCTGTCCGAACGCCAGTTGCGGCGGCGTGTCGTGGATTTGACCGGCCTCCCGCCGCAGACGTGGCTTCGCGAGCAACGCCTGGAGAAAGTCCACCATCTGATCAGCAGTGGCCAGTGCAGGACATTGGCGCAAGCGGGCTCACAGGCGGGATTCGACAATGCCGACTACCTGTACCGCCTGTATCGCGCCAAGTACGGCAATTAG
- a CDS encoding alpha/beta hydrolase: MTVTSEDLFVEFEDVKLCYRVDGDPSHPPVLLIMGLSSQLIHWPQQLVDKLKEKHRVIRFDNRDSGLTRWRTGEPPADGYRLVDMADDAIRLLDHLEIDNAHIVGASMGGMIAQRLAINYPARARSLCSIMSTTGNIWVGYAQPGVIAELIKEPPSDEEGAIRHIAALYDLIGSDTYAAEEGPRRRALAEAAYRRSLDSNGAPAHPGGGARQVGAILLAGDRTKELNGLTLPTLVIHGNEDALIHISGGKATRDAIPGAGWLGDPEQGVEGMGHDLPQPLLDTIAAGILAHLK, translated from the coding sequence ATGACGGTGACATCCGAAGACTTGTTCGTTGAGTTCGAAGACGTGAAATTGTGCTATCGGGTCGACGGCGACCCATCGCACCCGCCCGTGCTGTTGATCATGGGCCTGAGCTCCCAGCTGATCCATTGGCCGCAGCAACTCGTCGACAAACTGAAAGAGAAGCATCGGGTCATCCGCTTTGACAACCGCGACAGCGGCCTGACCCGATGGCGCACCGGGGAGCCGCCCGCCGACGGGTATCGCCTTGTGGATATGGCCGATGACGCCATCCGGTTGTTGGATCACCTTGAGATCGACAACGCCCATATCGTCGGAGCTTCGATGGGCGGAATGATCGCGCAGAGGCTGGCGATCAACTACCCCGCGCGAGCGCGCAGTCTCTGCTCGATCATGAGCACGACCGGCAATATCTGGGTCGGCTATGCGCAGCCCGGCGTCATTGCGGAACTGATCAAGGAGCCGCCCTCCGATGAGGAAGGCGCTATCCGTCATATCGCGGCGCTGTACGATCTGATCGGCTCGGATACTTATGCCGCCGAAGAGGGGCCACGTCGCCGGGCGCTCGCCGAGGCGGCTTATCGGCGCTCGCTGGATTCGAACGGCGCTCCGGCCCACCCCGGCGGCGGCGCGCGTCAAGTCGGCGCAATCCTGCTCGCAGGCGACCGCACGAAGGAGCTCAACGGCCTGACCCTGCCGACGCTGGTCATCCACGGTAACGAGGACGCGCTCATCCACATATCCGGCGGCAAGGCCACACGCGACGCGATCCCGGGGGCCGGATGGCTTGGAGACCCAGAGCAGGGCGTCGAAGGCATGGGGCACGACTTGCCGCAGCCGCTTCTCGACACGATCGCCGCCGGAATCCTCGCCCACCTCAAATAG